One genomic window of Solanum stenotomum isolate F172 chromosome 9, ASM1918654v1, whole genome shotgun sequence includes the following:
- the LOC125877733 gene encoding STOREKEEPER protein-like isoform X3 gives MAPKTKSRLVDQPPSASSSEEQEEVEESQEEEEQHSGEETEEDEEPTIVPPVVKRPITKKPVQTSQKPQFSSESGSENGSGSELEAKSGHSPPSPSVSNFTIKPIVSAKASSPSKPAGKRPQEAQKEKGRKKPKTAEEEDKKSAATPRSLWNDDDQLALLKGVAEYKTVKGMEPNADMSAFHEFIRGKLLVEVSKSQLSEKLKRLKKKFLTNAKGGEEPVFMKGQDFLVFEHSKRIWGAPETSDGVKEIVTNSTNGKAKKTVEAKKSSELKRSAKVSKPKDAEKHTEEENQVAVKEVVKEDIVKGDPQDFQSEYPRLAASFESMSGMFTMYPNGTSFLKEKMSLIAPDKAKLLEEKWKKLEDDEAALMVKRLDLIAEHYGLVVDAMRGN, from the coding sequence acagcATTCGGGGGAAGAAACTGAAGAGGATGAAGAACCTACGATAGTCCCTCCAGTTGTGAAGAGACCCATCACTAAGAAACCAGTCCAAACCTCTCAGAAACCCCAATTTTCTTCTGAGTCTGGCAGCGAGAATGGGTCAGGTTCTGAATTGGAAGCGAAATCGGGTCATTCCCCGCCTTCCCCTTCTGTATCAAATTTCACCATTAAGCCGATTGTTTCTGCCAAAGCTTCTTCCCCATCGAAACCAGCAGGAAAGAGGCCGCAAGAGGCCCAGAAAGAAAAAGGGAGGAAGAAGCCCAAGACTGCAGAAGAAGAGGATAAAAAATCAGCTGCTACTCCTCGCAGTCTATGGAACGATGACGACCAGCTTGCTCTGCTCAAAGGTGTTGCTGAATACAAGACGGTAAAAGGTATGGAACCTAATGCGGATATGTCAGCTTTTCATGAATTCATTAGAGGGAAGTTGCTGGTTGAGGTTTCAAAGAGTCAACTCAGTGAAAAGCTAAAGAGGTTAAAGAAGAAATTTTTGACTAATGCGAAAGGTGGTGAGGAACCAGTTTTCATGAAGGGTCaggattttttagtttttgagcaTTCAAAGAGAATTTGGGGTGCCCCTGAAACTAGTGATGGAGTTAAGGAAATTGTTACCAATAGCACTAATGGCAAAGCTAAAAAGACTGTTGAGGCTAAGAAGAGTTCTGAACTTAAGAGAAGTGCTAAAGTTAGCAAACCCAAGGATGCTGAGAAACATACGGAAGAAGAGAATCAGGTTGCTGTAAAAGAGGTGGTTAAGGAGGATATAGTTAAGGGTGATCCACAAGATTTCCAGTCCGAATATCCACGTTTGGCTGCATCATTTGAAAGTATGTCTGGCATGTTTACAATGTACCCGAATGGAACAAGTTTTTTGAAGGAGAAGATGAGTTTGATTGCTCCTGACAAGGCTAAACTGCTGGAGGAGAAGTGGAAGAAACTGGAGGATGATGAAGCTGCCTTGATGGTGAAGCGCTTAGATTTGATTGCGGAGCATTACGGATTGGTGGTTGATGCAATGAGAGGTAACTAG
- the LOC125877733 gene encoding STOREKEEPER protein-like isoform X4 codes for MAPKTKSRLVDQPPSASSSEEQEEVEESQEEEEQHSGEETEEDEEPTIVPPVVKRPITKKPVQTSQKPQFSSESGSENGSGSELEAKSGHSPPSPSVSNFTIKPIVSAKASSPSKPAGKRPQEAQKEKGRKKPKTAEEEDKKSAATPRSLWNDDDQLALLKGVAEYKTVKGMEPNADMSAFHEFIRGKLLVEVSKSQLSEKLKRLKKKFLTNAKGGEEPVFMKGQDFLVFEHSKRIWGAPETSDGVKEIVTNSTNGKAKKTVEAKKSSELKRSAKVSKPKDAEKHTEEENQVAVKEVVKEDIVKGDPQDFQSEYPRLAASFESMSGMFTMYPNGTSFLKEKMSLIAPDKAKLLEEKWKKLEDDEAALMVKRLDLIAEHYGLVVDAMRGN; via the coding sequence acagcATTCGGGGGAAGAAACTGAAGAGGATGAAGAACCTACGATAGTCCCTCCAGTTGTGAAGAGACCCATCACTAAGAAACCAGTCCAAACCTCTCAGAAACCCCAATTTTCTTCTGAGTCTGGCAGCGAGAATGGGTCAGGTTCTGAATTGGAAGCGAAATCGGGTCATTCCCCGCCTTCCCCTTCTGTATCAAATTTCACCATTAAGCCGATTGTTTCTGCCAAAGCTTCTTCCCCATCGAAACCAGCAGGAAAGAGGCCGCAAGAGGCCCAGAAAGAAAAAGGGAGGAAGAAGCCCAAGACTGCAGAAGAAGAGGATAAAAAATCAGCTGCTACTCCTCGCAGTCTATGGAACGATGACGACCAGCTTGCTCTGCTCAAAGGTGTTGCTGAATACAAGACGGTAAAAGGTATGGAACCTAATGCGGATATGTCAGCTTTTCATGAATTCATTAGAGGGAAGTTGCTGGTTGAGGTTTCAAAGAGTCAACTCAGTGAAAAGCTAAAGAGGTTAAAGAAGAAATTTTTGACTAATGCGAAAGGTGGTGAGGAACCAGTTTTCATGAAGGGTCaggattttttagtttttgagcaTTCAAAGAGAATTTGGGGTGCCCCTGAAACTAGTGATGGAGTTAAGGAAATTGTTACCAATAGCACTAATGGCAAAGCTAAAAAGACTGTTGAGGCTAAGAAGAGTTCTGAACTTAAGAGAAGTGCTAAAGTTAGCAAACCCAAGGATGCTGAGAAACATACGGAAGAAGAGAATCAGGTTGCTGTAAAAGAGGTGGTTAAGGAGGATATAGTTAAGGGTGATCCACAAGATTTCCAGTCCGAATATCCACGTTTGGCTGCATCATTTGAAAGTATGTCTGGCATGTTTACAATGTACCCGAATGGAACAAGTTTTTTGAAGGAGAAGATGAGTTTGATTGCTCCTGACAAGGCTAAACTGCTGGAGGAGAAGTGGAAGAAACTGGAGGATGATGAAGCTGCCTTGATGGTGAAGCGCTTAGATTTGATTGCGGAGCATTACGGATTGGTGGTTGATGCAATGAGAG
- the LOC125877733 gene encoding STOREKEEPER protein-like isoform X2 has translation MAPKTKSRLVDQPPSASSSEEQEEVEESQEEEEQHSGEETEEDEEPTIVPPVVKRPITKKPVQTSQKPQFSSESGSENGSGSELEAKSGHSPPSPSVSNFTIKPIVSAKASSPSKPAGKRPQEAQKEKGRKKPKTAEEEDKKSAATPRSLWNDDDQLALLKGVAEYKTVKGMEPNADMSAFHEFIRGKLLVEVSKSQLSEKLKRLKKKFLTNAKGGEEPVFMKGQDFLVFEHSKRIWGAPETSDGVKEIVTNSTNGKAKKTVEAKKSSELKRSAKVSKPKDAEKHTEEENQVAVKEVVKEDIVKGDPQDFQSEYPRLAASFESMSGMFTMYPNGTSFLKEKMSLIAPDKAKLLEEKWKKLEDDEAALMVKRLDLIAEHYGLVVDAMRGLMRR, from the coding sequence acagcATTCGGGGGAAGAAACTGAAGAGGATGAAGAACCTACGATAGTCCCTCCAGTTGTGAAGAGACCCATCACTAAGAAACCAGTCCAAACCTCTCAGAAACCCCAATTTTCTTCTGAGTCTGGCAGCGAGAATGGGTCAGGTTCTGAATTGGAAGCGAAATCGGGTCATTCCCCGCCTTCCCCTTCTGTATCAAATTTCACCATTAAGCCGATTGTTTCTGCCAAAGCTTCTTCCCCATCGAAACCAGCAGGAAAGAGGCCGCAAGAGGCCCAGAAAGAAAAAGGGAGGAAGAAGCCCAAGACTGCAGAAGAAGAGGATAAAAAATCAGCTGCTACTCCTCGCAGTCTATGGAACGATGACGACCAGCTTGCTCTGCTCAAAGGTGTTGCTGAATACAAGACGGTAAAAGGTATGGAACCTAATGCGGATATGTCAGCTTTTCATGAATTCATTAGAGGGAAGTTGCTGGTTGAGGTTTCAAAGAGTCAACTCAGTGAAAAGCTAAAGAGGTTAAAGAAGAAATTTTTGACTAATGCGAAAGGTGGTGAGGAACCAGTTTTCATGAAGGGTCaggattttttagtttttgagcaTTCAAAGAGAATTTGGGGTGCCCCTGAAACTAGTGATGGAGTTAAGGAAATTGTTACCAATAGCACTAATGGCAAAGCTAAAAAGACTGTTGAGGCTAAGAAGAGTTCTGAACTTAAGAGAAGTGCTAAAGTTAGCAAACCCAAGGATGCTGAGAAACATACGGAAGAAGAGAATCAGGTTGCTGTAAAAGAGGTGGTTAAGGAGGATATAGTTAAGGGTGATCCACAAGATTTCCAGTCCGAATATCCACGTTTGGCTGCATCATTTGAAAGTATGTCTGGCATGTTTACAATGTACCCGAATGGAACAAGTTTTTTGAAGGAGAAGATGAGTTTGATTGCTCCTGACAAGGCTAAACTGCTGGAGGAGAAGTGGAAGAAACTGGAGGATGATGAAGCTGCCTTGATGGTGAAGCGCTTAGATTTGATTGCGGAGCATTACGGATTGGTGGTTGATGCAATGAGAG